Sequence from the Streptomyces sp. R33 genome:
GTCGTACGAGGAGAACACGGCGGGCGGTCTGATGACCACCGAGCCGATCGTGCTGCGCCCGGACGCCACGGTCGCGGACGCGCTGGCCCGCGTACGGCAGGCGGACCTGTCGCCGGCGCTGGCCGCGCAGGTGTACGTGTGCCGGCCGCCGGACGAGACGCCGACGGGCAAGTACCTGGGCACGGTGCACTTCCAGCGGCTGCTGCGGGACCCCCCGTTCACGCTGGTGAGCTCGATCGTGGACGCGGGCCTGCCGCCGCTGCGCCCGGACGCGTCGCTGCCCCAGGTGACCAGCTATCTCGCCGCCTACAACATGGTGGCGGTACCGGTGGTCGACGAGAGCGGTTCGCTGCTGGGCGCGGTGACCGTGGACGACGTACTGGACCACCTGCTGCCGGACGACTGGCGGGAGACGGACTACCACGCCGAGGAGGTCCCCGGTGCCCGGTGAGCGACGGGGTGAGCCGGCGCGCGAACGCCGCCGTGAGCAGATCCGCGTGCGGCGCGAGCTGGCGCGCGAGCATGCCCGCGAGTCCGCGCGCGAGCACGGGCTGACGGGCCGCGAGGAGGAGATCGCCGAGCGGTTGCGGGCCAGGACGGCCGCTTCCGCGACCGGGTCGACCGCGCTGACCCGGTCGCCCCGGGGGCGGTTGGACCAGCCCCGTACGGACCGGCGCAGGCTGCTGCCGGTCTACGACCCGGAGGCGTTCGGGCGGCTGTCGGAGCGGGTGGCGCGGTTCCTCGGCACGGGCCGGTTCATCGTCTGGATGACGCTGGTCATCATCGTGTGGGTGCTGTGGAACATCTTCGCGCCGGACCACCTGCGCTTCGACCAGTACCCGTTCATCTTCCTGACGCTGATGCTGTCGCTGCAGGCCTCGTACGCCGCCCCGCTGATCCTGCTCGCGCAGAACCGGCAGGACGACCGGGACCGGGTGAACCTGGAGCAGGACCGCAAGCAGAACGAGCGCTCCATCGCCGACACCGAGTACCTGACCCGGGAGATCGCCGCGCTGCGGATGGGCCTGGGCGAGGTCGCGACCCGCGACTGGATCCGGTCGGAGTTCCAGGACCTGATCAAGGAGATGGACGAGCGGCGGCTATTCCCGCTCGAGAGTGACGAAGGCGACCGCTAGCGGCCTTTCCTGAGGCAGGCTACCGAGCCGTACCATCGGGGCATGGCTACCGACACAAGCTCCGCCGCCGTGCCCGAGCAGGATGCGATCCTCGACGCGCTGGCGACGGTGAACGACCCCGAGATCCACCGGCCGATCACCGAGCTCGGCATGGTCAAATCGGTGGAGATCGGCGACGGCGGCGAGGTCGCCGTCACGGTCTACCTGACGGTGTCGGGCTGTCCCATGCGCGAGACGATCACCAAGAACGTCACCGAGGCCGTCGAGCGGGTCGCGGGCGTCACCTCGGTCGCCGTCACCCTGGACGTGATGAGCGACGAGCAGCGCAAGGAGCTGGCGGCCTCACTGCGCGGCGGCACCGCCGAGCGCGAGGTCCCGTTCGCCAAGCCGGGCTCGCTGACCCGCGTCTACGCGGTCGCGTCCGGCAAGGGCGGCGTCGGCAAGTCGTCGGTGACGGTGAACCTGGCCGCGGCGATGGCCGCGGACGGCCTGAAGGTCGGCGTCGTGGACGCGGACATCTACGGCCACAGCGTGCCGCGCATGCTGGGCGTGGACGGCCGCCCGACCCAGGTCGAAAACATGATCATGCCGCCGTCCGCGAACGGCGTGAAGGTCATCTCCATCGGCATGTTCACCCCGGGCAACGCGCCG
This genomic interval carries:
- a CDS encoding Mrp/NBP35 family ATP-binding protein → MLDALATVNDPEIHRPITELGMVKSVEIGDGGEVAVTVYLTVSGCPMRETITKNVTEAVERVAGVTSVAVTLDVMSDEQRKELAASLRGGTAEREVPFAKPGSLTRVYAVASGKGGVGKSSVTVNLAAAMAADGLKVGVVDADIYGHSVPRMLGVDGRPTQVENMIMPPSANGVKVISIGMFTPGNAPVVWRGPMLHRALQQFLADVFWGDLDVLLLDLPPGTGDIAISVAQLVPNAEILVVTTPQQAAAEVAERAGSIAVQTHQKIVGVVENMSGLPCPHCDEMVDVFGSGGGQKVADGLTKTVGATVPVLGSIPIDVRLREGGDEGKPVVLSDPDSPAGAALRSIAGKLGGRARGLAGMSLGITPRNKF
- a CDS encoding DUF1003 domain-containing protein, with amino-acid sequence MAERLRARTAASATGSTALTRSPRGRLDQPRTDRRRLLPVYDPEAFGRLSERVARFLGTGRFIVWMTLVIIVWVLWNIFAPDHLRFDQYPFIFLTLMLSLQASYAAPLILLAQNRQDDRDRVNLEQDRKQNERSIADTEYLTREIAALRMGLGEVATRDWIRSEFQDLIKEMDERRLFPLESDEGDR